A single region of the Pan troglodytes isolate AG18354 chromosome 18, NHGRI_mPanTro3-v2.0_pri, whole genome shotgun sequence genome encodes:
- the LOC112207993 gene encoding LOW QUALITY PROTEIN: large ribosomal subunit protein eL15-like (The sequence of the model RefSeq protein was modified relative to this genomic sequence to represent the inferred CDS: substituted 2 bases at 2 genomic stop codons), producing MGAYKYIHELWRKKQSDVMSFLLRVRCWQYRQLSALHRAPRPTRPDKVHQLGYKIKQDYVIYGIRILRDGRKCSVPKGATYGNPVHHGINXSLQLIAEEXVGRHCGALRVLNSYWMGEDSTHKFFEVILVDPFHKAIGRNPDTQWITKPVHKHKEMRGLACAGQKSHDLGKGRKFHHTIGGSCRAAWRRRNTLNLHCYH from the coding sequence ATGGGTGCATACAAGTACATCCACGAGCTGTGGAGGAAGAAGCAGTCTGATGTCATGAGCTTTCTTCTGAGGGTCCGCTGCTGGCAGTACCGCCAGCTCTCTGCTCTCCACAGGGCTCCCCGCCCCACCCGGCCCGATAAAGTGCACCAACTGGGCTACAAGATCAAGCAAGATTATGTTATATACGGGATTCGTATTCTCCGTGATGGCCGAAAATGCTCAGTTCCTAAGGGTGCAACTTACGGCAATCCTGTCCATCATGGTATTAACTGAAGCCTACAGTTGATTGCAGAGGAGTGAGTTGGACGCCACTGTGGGGCTCTAAGAGTCCTGAATTCTTACTGGATGGGTGAAGATTCCACACACAAATTTTTTGAGGTTATCCTCGTTGATCCATTCCATAAAGCTATCGGAAGAAATCCTGACACCCAGTGGATCACCAAACCAGTCCACAAGCACAAGGAGATGCGTGGCCTGGCATGTGCAGGCCAAAAGAGCCATGACCTTGGAAAGGGCCGTAAGTTCCACCACACTATTGGTGGTTCTTGCCGGGCAGCTTGGAGAAGGCGCAATACTCTCAATCTCCACTGTTACCACTAA